The Pseudomonadota bacterium genome segment TTCCGCCTGCGCACGGGCTACCTGGACCGCCGCGCCGGCTCCGTCGACGAGGCCCTCCAGCTGATCGACCAAGCTCGCGCCAGGGGTGAGCCCGTCTCCGTGGGCCTCGCCGGCAACGGCGCCGAGCTCTTGCCGGAGCTGGTCGATCGCGGCGTGAAGCCGGACCTGGTGACCGATCAGACCTCGGCCCACGACCCCGTGAACGGCTACTTGCCCGCGGGGTGGAGCATGGCCCAGTGGCAACAGATGCGTCGCGAGCAGCCGGAGACCGTCGCTCGCGAGGCGCGTCGCTCGATGGCCGTGCACGTGCGCGCCCTCCTCGCCTTCCACGACCAAGGCATCCATACCGTTGACTATGGCAACAACATTCGCCAACAGGCCTTCGACGAGGGCGTGCACAGCGCCTTCGACTTCCCGGGCTTCGTCCCCGCCTACATCCGCCCCCTGTTCTGTCGGGGTGTCGGGCCGTTCCGCTGGGTGGCCCTATCCGGTGATCCCGAGGACATCTACCGCACGGATGAGAAGGTGAAGGAGCTGATCCCCGACGATCCGCACCTCCATCGCTGGCTGGACATGGCCCGCAAGCGCATCCAGTTCCAGGGCCTACCGGCGCGCATCTGCTGGGTAGGCCTCGGCGATCGCGATCGCCTCGGCCTCGCCTTCAACGAGATGGTACGCAAGGGCGAGCTCAAGGCGCCGGTGGTGATCGGCCGCGACCACCTGGACTCGGGGTCCGTGGCAAGCCCGAACCGTGAGACCGAGGCCATGCTCGACGGCTCCGACGCCGTGTCCGACTGGCCCCTACTCAACCTGATGCTCAGCACCGCCAGCGGCGCCACCTGGGTGTCCCTGCACCACGGCGGCGGCGTCGGCATGGGCTACTCGCAACACGCGGGCCTGGTCATCTGCTGCGATGGTACGGAGGCCGCGGACGAGCGCCTGCGCCGCGTACTGTGGAACGATCCTGCCTCGGGTGTGATGCGTCACGCCGATGCGGGCTACGACATTGCCAAACGTTGCGCACGCGAGCACGACTTGAAATTGGGCGCGATCGACCTGACGTCCTGAGTACCAGGCGGCGGCCGAGGGTCCGCCGACATCCCTGCTCGCAACTGCGTGGCGAGAGGGAGACTGATTGGCGCCAAGCGCGACTTGCGCTTGGGCCACTTCGAGACGAACGAGAGGTAAGCCCAGTGGCCGGTGGATGGGCGCGAGATGGCGCCGAGCAAGAACAGATCGACGCCACCGTCAACGACGCGATCAAGCGCGCGCGCAGTGAGCTCAGCCACGGCGTGAGCGCCACCCATTGCGAAGACTGCGGTGATGCCATCCCCGAACGTCGCCGGGAGGCCATCCGTGGCGTACGGCGTTGCGTGCGCTGCCAGGAAGAAGAGGACCAGCGCCGCGGCGCTACGAGCGGCTACAACCGCCGCGGCAGCAAGGACAGTCAGCTGCGGTAATCAGCCACCCGCTGCCCACGGCTAGTGCGCGCAGCGGAATCCTCGCTCGCCAATCTTGTCGCTACCGAACGTCGCCACGTAGTTCCATTGCGCCTGGCGGCAGATCGCCTCGCCCGGCACCTGACGGACGGCACCGCGACGAGTGGCAGGACGCGTGTCCTGAGCGGCGTTCTGCGCCCACTCCCACGTGCCTTCTATCGTCTCTAGCTCCGCGCGCTCGGCGTGTCGACAGCTCATCTGCCATTCGATCACACGTGGAAGGCGCATGCCCACGTCACCGCAGATGGCCTCTGCCTCGCGCCATCCACTTGGCGCAAAGGCCTCTCGAGCGATGACCCACCCGGGATCGCCGGGCTCACAGTTGCCCCCTCGCGTGTGGTCGTCCGCATCGTGCACGTCGAACGCGACGCTGCCGCGAACGAGACACACCTCGGTAAAGTTCAGCGGAAAACTTCGCCTCGGAATGACATTGCGATAGCCCCCGATGGTGGCGGCGGCCAGGTGAATCTCCTGCGGGGCAGAAGCGGTAGCTGGCAGATCGCCAGCCGAAGCGATGCTAATGGTCGCAAGCGCGAGCCACCAGCGCGCACGCCGGCCATGCCGACGTCCTCCATCGAGGGGGATTTGCAGCATTGTTGTTCTCCTTGGGGCACCCCGTTGCACTGTCACAAAAGTGTAATATTTGTAGCCCCGTTGCCGTTCCCTGTCAAGGGACCGCGCCGAATTAGCTGTAAAATTAGGGTTTTCCAGGAGTCACCGAGTGAAGTCCATAGGTCTATCGACAGCGTCACAATTCCCACATGTGAGCACCCGATCCCTCGACGACTGCCGAAGCGCTTGCACTTGCTGCAACCGCACCCTACTTATGCATGACCTCTTCAGCCCCCTCAGGAGCCCCCTGCGATGAGCGACACCAAGCCCTACACCCCTGCCGCCGTCTGGACCTGGGATCAACCGAGCGGCGGCCAATTCGCCAACATCAATCGCCCTGTCGCCGGCGCCACGCACGAGAAGGCGCTGCCGACCGGCGAGCATCCGCTGCAGCTGTACTCCCTGGCCACACCGAACGGCGTCAAGGTCACCGTGATGCTCGAGGAACTGCTGGCGCGGGGTCATGCAGGCGCCGAGTACGATGCCTGGTTGATCCGCATCACCGAGGGCGATCAGTTCTCGAGCGGCTTTGTGGAGGTCAACCCGAACTCGAAGATCCCCGCTCTTCTCGATCGCAGCACGGACGCGCCCACCCGCGTGTTCGAATCGGGCGCGATTTTGCTTTACCTAGCCCAAAAATTTGGTGAGTTCCTCCCCAACGAGGCGGCGCCCCGCGCGGAGACCATGAACTGGCTGTTCTGGCAGATGGGCAGCGCGCCGATGCTCGGCGGCGGCTTCGGGCACTTCTACAGCTATGCGCCCGAGAAGTTCGAGTACCCTATCGATCGCTTCGCCATGGAGGTGAAACGGCAGCTCGATGTGCTCGACCGCTGCCTTGCGCAACGCGAGTACGTTGCGGGTGGTGAGTACACGATCGCCGACATGGCGATCTGGCCCTGGTACGGCGCGCTCGCGCGCGGATTGCTCTACGACGCCGCGGAGTTTCTGCAGGTGCAGGACTACACTCACGTGCAGCGCTGGGCTGAGCAGATCGCCGCACGACCGGCTGCCCAACGAGGGCGTATGGTGAACCGTACGTGGGGTGAGCCGAGCTCGCAGCTGCACGAGCGCCACGCCGCCTCGGATTTCGAGCAGCGCACGCAGGACAAGCTGGAGGGCGCCTAGTCGCTCGACACCCGGCGAGGCTCGGACAGGACGCCCATGCGATTGATGACCTGCTGGAGGTCGAACTCGCGGCGTGGCCACTGGAGGTTGTCGACCGGGCGTCGCCCTTTGTGAGGGTCCTCCCGCCATGGCGCCGTGCCTCGCTACCGGACAGGACACTAGCTCACCGGATTGGACGCTAGCACGAAACGCCGCCGCAGCATGCGTCTTCCACCCACATCCGCCACACTGCGCTCGGCACGGTCGAGGGAGCGAATCATGGGGCTGCTAGTCGATGGAAAGTGGGTGGACCAGTGGTACGACACCAAGGCCTCGGGCGGCCGCTTCCAACGCGCTGAATCTGCCTTTCGCCACTGGGTGACCGCCGACGGCTCTCCCGGGCCCACCGGCGACGGTGGCTTCCCTGCGGCCAGCGGCCGCTATCATCTTTACGTCTCCTACGCCTGCCCCTGGGCCCATCGCACCCTGCTCTACCGCGCCCTCAAGGGACTCACGGCGCACATCGATGTATCGGTAGTACACTGGGTGATGCGCGAGAACGGCTGGACCTTCGCTGAGGACGACGAGGGCATCGTGGGCGACCGCCTCTTCGCCAGCCCCTTCCTGCGCGACGTGTACTTGCGCGCGCAGCCGTCGATGACCGGTCGGGTGACCGTGCCGATCCTCTGGGACACGCTCGGCAACACCCTCGTCTCGAACGAGTCCGCCGACATCATTCGCATGTTCGGGCGCGCCTTCGACGGCGTAGGTGCCAACGAGCGTAACTTCTACCCGCCAGCGCATCGCGAGGAGATCGATGCCCTGAACGCGCAGATCTACGCCACGGTCAACAACGGTGTTTACCGCGCCGGCTTTGCCACCACGCAGAGCGCCTACGAGGAAGCCGTCGGCCCGCTCTTCGACACCCTCGATGCGCTGGAAGGCCGCTTGCGGCAGCAGCGCTACCTGCTGGGGGCCGAGATCACGGAGGCTGATCTGCGCCTGCTGCCCACGCTCCTACGCTTCGATCTGGTCTACCACGGCCACTTCAAATGCAACCTGCGCCGGCTGGTGGACTACCCGAGTCTGTGGGCCTACACGCGCGACCTCTACCAAACACCAGGGGTTGCCGGGACCTGCAACTTCGACCACGCCAAACGCCATTACTACGAGAGCCACGCCTCGGTAAACCCGACGGGCATCGTGCCCATGGGCCCCCTGGTCGACTTCCAGGCGCCTCACGGCCGCGATGGGTGAGCCCGCCAACGCAGAGCACACAGGTTCCCAACCTCCCGGGCGCATAATGGCCCTGGGGATGCTGATCGCCACCTCGGCCCTGTCGATCGACATCCTACTGCCCGCGATTCCCGCCCTTGCGGAGCACTTTCAGATCAGCGAGCACGCCTCGCAGTACGCTGTCACCGCGTACTTGGCCGGCTTCGCCCTCGGCCAACTGCCGATGGGACTGCTCGCCGACCGCTACGGACGCCGCCCCGTGATCACCGCCGGCATCGGCGTGTTCATCATGACCGGTCTCATCGGCGCGCTGGCGAGTTCGGCTGGCGTACTCTTCGCAGCCCGCTTCGTGCAGGGTATCGCTGGCGCCGTGGGCCCCGTGGTGGCGCGCGCCATCGCTCGCGATATCGGAGGTGAGGACCACGGGGCGCGCCTGCTGGCCACGCTCGTCACCATCCTTGGGCTCGCTCCTCTGCTAGCGCCGTTGATCGGCGGCGCCATGACCGAGTGGGCAGGCTGGCGTACGACCCTCCTCGCTATTCCCTGCTACGGCTTAGCGACTCTGCTCGCGATCTGGCGTCTGGTCCCGGAGAGCCTTCCCCCGAGCGAGCGCCAGCGGCAGCTGGGCGCCGCCCAAGTGCTCGAGAGCCTGCGCGCCCTCGGCGCTCACCCCGCCGCCCTCGTGGCCGTCGCCCTGGCGTGCGCCCCCTACGGCGGATACTTGGCGATGATCACCAGCGCCTCGACGGTGTTAATCGGTGACTATCACCTCTCGCCCGCGACCTTCGGCGCCATCTTCGCCACCGGTGCGGCGGCCTACACGGCGGGAGCGGCCACCTCACGCCAGCTCATGACCAACCGATCATCCCGCTGGGTGCTCTGGCTCGCCATCAACGTCTTCGTCGTCAGCGCCTTGCTGATGGCGATCATCCTGATCGCGGGGCCCGTGCCGCTTTGGGCCTTGTGGGGGACAGTCGCGGTCTTCATCTTCGCCGTGAGCCTAATCACGCCGATCGCCACGGGCTTGGCGCTGGCGCCACTCCCGGGATCCGCCGGGTTCACGGCGGCGATCATCGGCACCGGAAGCATGGCGGCGGGCACGCTGGGCTCCCTGCTCACGGCCACGTTCTACGCGCCATACGGCGTCAGCATGCTGGGCGTCATGATCGGCAGCTCAGCGGTGACGGTGCTGACCTACACACTCGGCCGATCCGCCTTGGGGTACGCGCGAGAGCAGGAGCAGACTCGCTAGGCGGCCGCCGCAGCCTCGGCGCCACGACCCGCCCTCTCGCGCCACCATAGGGCACCGGCCAGAAGCGCGAACGCGACTAGGAAGGGTCCGCGAGGCACAGGCCCCGCGGCGCGTGGGACGTTCTCGCTCGAGGCCAATGCGATTTGGGCACTCGCGTCCTGCGCGCGTTGGGCCGCCACGCCGCGCCAGGGCGTGGACCGCGCCACGTAGAGCGAACGACGCTCGGCCCCATGGGCGACCGTCTGCCACCCCGCCTCCCGGGGCCAATAGAACCCGCACGCCCGGGCGAGGTCGTCCTGCTGCAAAGCGACGGCCACCGCGCCGCCTTGCGCCCCCGCCGAGACGGTAAGCGGTGCCGCTGGTGCTCCCCGCACGCACAGCATTGCCCGTTCGTCCACCACGGCGATCGCAGGCAGTTCCAGCGTCGCCCCCGCCCGCGGTCGCGCGACCGCCCGCAGGAGCGAACGCCAGAAGCGCGCGTGCACCTCGGGATGCCCCGCCGTCACCCATCGATGGGTGCCGGTGACGACCAGCCAGCCAACGCGCCCCTGGCCTTGATCGCGAACGCTCGCGAGGGGCTCCCCGGCATCGTCGGCTAGCAGTACGTGCACGTTCGGATCGGCGAGCAACCTCCGTCCGGTCGGTGCCAAGGTGGACAGCGGCTCGTCGCTGAGGTGCTTGATGAGCACCTCGTCCTCGAGCCAACGCGAGCCCAGCGCTGGCAATACGAGCGATTCTGAGCGCCAATTGGTTTCATTGACTGCGTCGTCGCCCAACATCACCAGTCCCAGCCCGGCCTCCACAGCCTGGGCGATACGCTGGCGCTGGGCATCGGACTGCGATGACCACGCCGTCGCGTCGATCAGCAGCACATCCGCATCGTCGTAGGCCAGTGGCTCCTCACGATTTACGTACACGCTCGAAAACCGCTCTTGCGCGATGCGTACGCGCTGGGAGAGCTGCGCGCCGCTGCGCGACGCCCAGTGCCGCAGGCCCTGCAGCTCGAAGGTCGGCGAGGAGGCTTCGATCAGTATCCGCAGGGGCGAAGGGGCCCGCACGGTCACTGGGATCGGTCCTGCATCGAGGGATACGCCTTGCGCATCCTCCAAGCGGAGCCTCGCCACGTAGCGCCCAGTCGCCCGCGGGGTCAGCTTCAGGACGAAGCTCGGCGCATCTGCCGTGACCACCGCCCGCGCCGCCTCGGCACCGAAGGGGTCCTCCAGCACCACCTGCGCTCGGGCCGACACGGCCACTCGTCCGCTCACCAGCAGGGCCTCCCCGAGGGCGATCCGCCTCGGCC includes the following:
- the hutU gene encoding urocanate hydratase, translating into MSTGAHPSSSAQHPARVVRAPRGSELTCRSWLTEAPYRMLQNNLDPQVAENPDELIVYGGIGRAARNWESFDHILECLRNLADDESLLIQSGKPVGVFRTHADAPRVLIANSNLVPQWANWEHFQELDRKGLAMYGQMTAGSWIYIGSQGIVQGTYETFVEAGRQHFGGDTRGRWILTCGLGGMGGAQPLAATMAGYSMLCIECDESRIDFRLRTGYLDRRAGSVDEALQLIDQARARGEPVSVGLAGNGAELLPELVDRGVKPDLVTDQTSAHDPVNGYLPAGWSMAQWQQMRREQPETVAREARRSMAVHVRALLAFHDQGIHTVDYGNNIRQQAFDEGVHSAFDFPGFVPAYIRPLFCRGVGPFRWVALSGDPEDIYRTDEKVKELIPDDPHLHRWLDMARKRIQFQGLPARICWVGLGDRDRLGLAFNEMVRKGELKAPVVIGRDHLDSGSVASPNRETEAMLDGSDAVSDWPLLNLMLSTASGATWVSLHHGGGVGMGYSQHAGLVICCDGTEAADERLRRVLWNDPASGVMRHADAGYDIAKRCAREHDLKLGAIDLTS
- a CDS encoding DksA/TraR family C4-type zinc finger protein — translated: MAGGWARDGAEQEQIDATVNDAIKRARSELSHGVSATHCEDCGDAIPERRREAIRGVRRCVRCQEEEDQRRGATSGYNRRGSKDSQLR
- the yghU gene encoding glutathione-dependent disulfide-bond oxidoreductase, which translates into the protein MSDTKPYTPAAVWTWDQPSGGQFANINRPVAGATHEKALPTGEHPLQLYSLATPNGVKVTVMLEELLARGHAGAEYDAWLIRITEGDQFSSGFVEVNPNSKIPALLDRSTDAPTRVFESGAILLYLAQKFGEFLPNEAAPRAETMNWLFWQMGSAPMLGGGFGHFYSYAPEKFEYPIDRFAMEVKRQLDVLDRCLAQREYVAGGEYTIADMAIWPWYGALARGLLYDAAEFLQVQDYTHVQRWAEQIAARPAAQRGRMVNRTWGEPSSQLHERHAASDFEQRTQDKLEGA
- a CDS encoding glutathione S-transferase family protein gives rise to the protein MGLLVDGKWVDQWYDTKASGGRFQRAESAFRHWVTADGSPGPTGDGGFPAASGRYHLYVSYACPWAHRTLLYRALKGLTAHIDVSVVHWVMRENGWTFAEDDEGIVGDRLFASPFLRDVYLRAQPSMTGRVTVPILWDTLGNTLVSNESADIIRMFGRAFDGVGANERNFYPPAHREEIDALNAQIYATVNNGVYRAGFATTQSAYEEAVGPLFDTLDALEGRLRQQRYLLGAEITEADLRLLPTLLRFDLVYHGHFKCNLRRLVDYPSLWAYTRDLYQTPGVAGTCNFDHAKRHYYESHASVNPTGIVPMGPLVDFQAPHGRDG
- a CDS encoding Bcr/CflA family efflux MFS transporter: MALGMLIATSALSIDILLPAIPALAEHFQISEHASQYAVTAYLAGFALGQLPMGLLADRYGRRPVITAGIGVFIMTGLIGALASSAGVLFAARFVQGIAGAVGPVVARAIARDIGGEDHGARLLATLVTILGLAPLLAPLIGGAMTEWAGWRTTLLAIPCYGLATLLAIWRLVPESLPPSERQRQLGAAQVLESLRALGAHPAALVAVALACAPYGGYLAMITSASTVLIGDYHLSPATFGAIFATGAAAYTAGAATSRQLMTNRSSRWVLWLAINVFVVSALLMAIILIAGPVPLWALWGTVAVFIFAVSLITPIATGLALAPLPGSAGFTAAIIGTGSMAAGTLGSLLTATFYAPYGVSMLGVMIGSSAVTVLTYTLGRSALGYAREQEQTR